A window from Oscillatoria sp. FACHB-1406 encodes these proteins:
- a CDS encoding ATP-binding protein produces MRLEPLNFPKKSLLTVPTKLDALNQVLSWFDSNRQPLIPQKDWLQCQLALAEAFTNAVRHAHKGLSEDTPIDLEVLLYPTSIELRIWDCGAPFDLENRIETLDRQPNEHCGGGRGLILMDRIADRLSYRRVDEQRNCLVLVKTFEIENA; encoded by the coding sequence TTGCGTTTAGAGCCATTGAACTTCCCGAAAAAATCTCTTCTAACTGTTCCGACGAAACTAGATGCGTTAAACCAGGTTTTATCGTGGTTTGACAGCAATCGTCAACCCTTAATTCCTCAGAAAGATTGGTTGCAGTGTCAACTCGCTCTGGCTGAGGCGTTTACGAATGCGGTTCGTCACGCTCACAAAGGTTTGAGCGAAGATACGCCGATCGACTTAGAGGTTTTACTGTACCCCACCAGTATAGAACTGCGAATTTGGGATTGCGGTGCGCCATTTGACTTAGAAAACCGGATCGAAACCCTTGACAGACAACCCAACGAGCACTGCGGAGGCGGACGCGGATTGATCTTGATGGATCGAATTGCCGATCGCCTCAGTTACCGTCGCGTTGACGAACAACGGAATTGTTTGGTGCTGGTTAAAACATTTGAAATTGAAAACGCTTGA
- a CDS encoding anti-sigma regulatory factor, which yields MNFPKKSLLTVPTKLDALSQVLSWFDSNRQLMPQKDWLQCQLALAEAFTNAVRHAHKGLSEDTPIELEVLLYPTSIELRIWDRGAPFDLEGYIKTLDEQPNYHSGGQRGLILMKSIADRLSYRRVDEQRNCLLLVKTFEVSSP from the coding sequence TTGAACTTCCCGAAAAAATCTCTTTTAACTGTTCCGACGAAACTAGATGCGTTAAGCCAGGTTTTATCGTGGTTTGACAGCAATCGTCAATTAATGCCTCAGAAAGATTGGTTGCAGTGTCAACTGGCTCTGGCTGAGGCTTTTACGAATGCCGTTCGACACGCTCACAAAGGTTTAAGTGAAGATACGCCGATTGAGTTAGAGGTTTTACTGTATCCCACCAGTATAGAACTGCGGATTTGGGATCGCGGTGCGCCTTTCGACTTGGAAGGATATATCAAAACCTTGGACGAACAACCCAATTATCACTCAGGGGGTCAACGCGGGTTGATCCTGATGAAAAGTATTGCCGATCGCCTCAGTTACCGTCGCGTTGACGAACAGCGGAATTGTTTGTTGCTGGTTAAAACGTTTGAAGTTTCCAGCCCATGA
- a CDS encoding sulfurtransferase, whose product MTFDLISAPALAQQSDRASVAIVDCRFSLADPQLGRQQYDRGHIPGAYYLDLDRDLSSPKGARGGRHPLPTPDALAPKLAAMGIEPETLVVAYDDSKGAFAARLWWLLRYWGRDRVALLDGGWSAWVAGGYPISTEVPAPKAGNFQPQVRTDWTVDLEEVKARKDLPGVVLIDARESDRYRGDREPIDPVAGHIPGAVNHFWQDACDDRGFFLPPNLQQQRWAHLAPEDEIIVYCGSGVTACVNLWSMAAAGISGAKLYPGGWSEWCSAETPPA is encoded by the coding sequence ATGACTTTCGACCTTATCTCCGCACCAGCGTTAGCCCAGCAGAGCGATCGCGCGTCGGTTGCAATTGTTGACTGTCGCTTCTCTCTAGCCGATCCTCAACTCGGACGGCAGCAGTACGATCGCGGCCACATCCCCGGCGCATATTATCTCGACCTCGATCGCGATTTATCCTCCCCAAAAGGCGCGCGCGGCGGTCGCCATCCCCTCCCCACACCCGACGCATTAGCCCCAAAACTCGCGGCAATGGGCATCGAGCCAGAAACCCTCGTTGTTGCCTACGATGACTCCAAAGGAGCATTTGCAGCGCGCTTGTGGTGGTTATTGCGCTACTGGGGTCGCGATCGCGTTGCCTTACTGGACGGCGGTTGGTCGGCTTGGGTTGCAGGCGGCTATCCCATCAGTACAGAAGTTCCCGCCCCAAAAGCCGGAAATTTCCAGCCTCAAGTGCGAACCGATTGGACGGTGGATCTGGAGGAAGTCAAAGCGCGCAAAGATTTACCGGGAGTCGTACTCATCGACGCACGAGAAAGCGATCGCTATCGGGGCGATCGCGAACCCATCGATCCCGTCGCCGGACATATCCCCGGTGCAGTTAACCATTTCTGGCAAGACGCTTGCGACGATCGCGGCTTTTTTCTTCCCCCCAACCTCCAACAACAGCGTTGGGCGCACCTCGCCCCAGAGGACGAAATCATCGTCTATTGCGGCTCGGGCGTAACCGCCTGCGTCAATCTCTGGTCGATGGCCGCCGCCGGTATCTCTGGTGCAAAGCTATATCCCGGCGGCTGGAGCGAGTGGTGTTCCGCGGAAACTCCCCCCGCTTAG
- a CDS encoding caspase family protein produces MAKNWAICVGINQYAHLQPLRYAREDARQMHEFLKTESFNRILLLCDGNSEPKTYPSCNNLWHALNSIKDQDKAAHDGDTFNIWFFFSGHGMRFNGKDYLMPGEQQRVLLPPRPKLGEGGRGGEGWDDAITNTRA; encoded by the coding sequence ATGGCAAAAAATTGGGCAATCTGTGTCGGTATTAACCAATACGCTCATCTTCAACCCTTGCGCTACGCACGGGAAGATGCACGCCAAATGCACGAGTTCCTCAAAACTGAAAGCTTCAATCGGATTTTGCTATTGTGCGACGGTAATTCAGAACCTAAAACCTATCCCTCTTGTAACAACCTCTGGCACGCTCTCAACAGTATTAAAGACCAAGATAAAGCAGCCCACGACGGCGATACGTTTAACATTTGGTTCTTCTTTAGCGGTCATGGAATGCGCTTTAATGGCAAAGATTATCTCATGCCAGGGGAGCAACAGAGAGTTCTTCTCCCCCCTCGCCCAAAATTGGGAGAGGGGGGTCGGGGGGGTGAGGGCTGGGATGACGCTATAACAAACACTCGTGCTTAA
- a CDS encoding tetratricopeptide repeat protein has protein sequence MLQRWQYFLPQNYPAALLALVVATGGIAGYSHSVGAQLFDDPLYAPTNNGTQGSSREEADRLVRFGGEAEKQRQYRKAIDYWLQAADIYQRLGETQALGQTYDFLGMTYLKLDRIDAAERYLRMRLGVARDRNDFRGQIFGYNNVGTILLQYDNFQGAETAFREALAIAESIDSNEGEGLSRSNLGLLAVRRGNYIEAIKQYESAIQYRRRASDPLGEINSRNGLGDAYFAAGNYKEAQISYGIARQLAREAIDPTGSLNATIGLARAYLAGGKTEAALTELKRWAALAKENGQPDRELIALRLTGQVYHRMGDWTRAYQFFQQALESAVANQDTQQEAFLRNEIERVLYRLP, from the coding sequence ATGTTGCAACGCTGGCAATATTTTTTACCACAGAACTATCCGGCTGCTCTTTTAGCGCTGGTTGTCGCAACGGGAGGAATTGCGGGTTATTCTCACTCGGTTGGCGCGCAGTTGTTTGACGATCCCCTCTACGCGCCTACGAACAATGGCACGCAAGGCAGTTCGCGGGAAGAAGCGGATCGATTAGTGCGCTTTGGGGGCGAGGCAGAAAAACAGCGGCAATATCGCAAAGCGATTGACTATTGGTTGCAAGCGGCGGACATTTACCAGCGTTTGGGCGAGACACAAGCGCTGGGGCAGACTTACGATTTTTTGGGGATGACGTATCTGAAGCTCGATCGCATTGATGCGGCGGAACGGTACTTGCGGATGCGGTTGGGCGTGGCGCGCGATCGCAATGATTTTCGCGGTCAGATTTTCGGGTATAATAACGTCGGTACGATTCTCCTTCAGTACGACAATTTTCAGGGTGCAGAAACCGCCTTTCGCGAAGCCCTCGCGATCGCGGAAAGTATCGACAGCAACGAAGGCGAAGGACTCAGCCGCAGCAATTTGGGTTTACTCGCCGTTCGTCGGGGCAACTATATAGAAGCCATCAAGCAATACGAAAGCGCCATTCAATACCGCCGTCGCGCTAGCGATCCTTTGGGCGAAATTAACAGTCGCAACGGCTTGGGTGATGCTTATTTTGCGGCGGGAAACTACAAAGAAGCGCAAATTTCCTACGGTATCGCCCGACAACTGGCTCGGGAAGCGATCGATCCTACCGGCAGTTTAAATGCCACCATTGGTTTAGCGCGCGCTTACCTGGCGGGGGGTAAAACCGAGGCAGCGCTGACGGAATTGAAGCGCTGGGCGGCGCTGGCAAAGGAAAACGGACAGCCCGATCGCGAACTCATCGCCTTGCGCCTGACCGGACAAGTGTACCATCGGATGGGGGATTGGACGCGAGCTTACCAATTCTTCCAGCAAGCCCTCGAGAGCGCCGTTGCTAACCAAGATACGCAACAAGAAGCCTTTTTGCGTAACGAAATAGAGCGAGTTTTATATCGACTGCCTTAA